A single region of the Chitinophaga niabensis genome encodes:
- a CDS encoding ABC transporter permease has protein sequence MLKNNIKIAWRSLKKDRQFTLLNLLGLSTGLACVLFIYLWVSDELSVDKFNQNDSRLYKYMEHRKKADGIWTAPSSSFPTAAAMAAEMPEVEYATTTSEADDISLSVDGTSEIRSARRYVSKDFFHVFSYEILQGNKQQVLPDKNSIAISDELAHKLFNTTEGVIGKTLIYQHDKQYTVSAIFRRPPVNASEQFDCVLSTDILKDQNSSIDSWFNTGPRTYVLLKPGMSPASVDQKLPAFIMAKTNNEAKHRTPFLKRYAEVYLYGEYENGVLKGGRIDYVRMFSLIAIFILIIACINFMNLSTAKAAQRLKEVGVKKVMGANRRSLVMQYLGQSMLMTFFAFLLAFVLVFFCLPSFNAITGKQLTLVPDTRLILSSLGIALLTGLIAGSYPAFYLSGFNPAVILKGKLRNSTGEILVRKGLVVFQFSLSVILIVSVLVVYKQIAYVQSRPLGYNKENVLSFNKDGKLNNSENLQTFLSEVRKVPGVTIASSIGHSLTGHDGGTSGVIWEGKDPEDRTEFENVGANYDMIETLGFEMKEGRSFSPQFGSDSNAIIFNETGIRFMGMKDPIGKTIKLWGENRTIIGVVKDFHYESLHEPLKPLFIQLNTNSRRIVARITAGKEKETIAGIEKIYKQFNPDFTFNYSFMDDTFQRMYTSEKRVSILSRYFAGLAILISCLGLFGLAAFTAHRRQKEIGIRKIVGATANNLYLMLSKDFLKLVFIAIIIALPVSWWAMNHWLQGFAYRTPIGPGIFLTAGIATLLITLLTISYQTIKAVVANPVHSLKAE, from the coding sequence ATGCTGAAAAACAACATCAAGATCGCCTGGCGCAGCTTAAAGAAGGACCGCCAGTTCACCCTGCTAAACCTCCTCGGCCTTTCCACCGGTTTAGCCTGTGTGCTATTTATCTATCTCTGGGTAAGTGATGAATTGAGTGTTGACAAATTCAATCAAAACGACAGCCGGCTATATAAGTACATGGAGCATCGCAAAAAGGCAGATGGGATCTGGACGGCCCCTTCTTCCTCTTTTCCTACCGCAGCGGCAATGGCTGCAGAGATGCCGGAAGTTGAATATGCCACCACAACAAGTGAAGCAGACGATATCTCTCTTTCAGTGGACGGTACCAGCGAAATACGAAGTGCGCGAAGGTATGTGAGCAAGGATTTCTTCCATGTTTTCAGCTACGAAATCCTACAGGGGAACAAGCAACAGGTATTGCCGGACAAAAATTCAATCGCCATCTCTGATGAACTGGCCCATAAACTCTTTAACACCACAGAAGGTGTGATCGGGAAAACGCTTATCTACCAGCACGACAAACAATACACCGTGTCTGCTATTTTCAGGAGGCCGCCGGTAAATGCATCTGAGCAGTTTGATTGTGTGCTCTCCACGGATATTCTGAAGGACCAGAACAGCTCTATTGACAGCTGGTTTAACACCGGGCCGCGCACCTATGTATTATTAAAGCCGGGAATGAGCCCGGCCAGCGTGGATCAAAAACTCCCTGCGTTCATTATGGCCAAAACCAATAACGAAGCTAAACACAGAACACCCTTCCTTAAAAGATACGCTGAGGTCTATTTATATGGTGAATATGAAAACGGCGTATTGAAAGGCGGACGGATAGATTACGTACGGATGTTCTCCCTGATCGCTATTTTTATCCTTATCATCGCCTGCATCAATTTCATGAACCTTTCAACAGCTAAAGCAGCACAGCGGCTGAAAGAAGTGGGCGTTAAAAAAGTGATGGGCGCCAACAGGAGATCGCTGGTGATGCAGTACCTGGGGCAATCCATGCTGATGACCTTCTTTGCATTCCTCCTGGCCTTTGTACTGGTATTTTTCTGCCTGCCGTCTTTTAATGCTATCACAGGTAAACAATTAACGCTTGTGCCAGATACACGGCTTATCCTCTCCAGTTTAGGTATTGCTTTACTCACAGGACTTATTGCCGGCAGCTATCCCGCTTTTTATCTTTCAGGTTTTAATCCTGCTGTTATCCTGAAAGGGAAACTCAGGAATTCCACAGGGGAAATACTGGTAAGGAAAGGATTGGTGGTATTCCAGTTTTCCCTGTCGGTTATACTGATCGTATCTGTGCTGGTAGTATACAAGCAGATCGCATATGTACAATCCAGGCCGCTGGGATATAATAAAGAGAACGTGCTTAGTTTTAACAAGGATGGAAAACTGAATAACAGCGAAAATTTACAAACCTTTCTTTCCGAAGTGCGGAAAGTTCCCGGTGTAACGATAGCCTCCAGTATAGGCCATAGTTTAACCGGCCATGATGGTGGTACTTCCGGTGTGATCTGGGAAGGTAAGGACCCTGAAGACAGAACCGAGTTCGAAAATGTTGGGGCCAATTATGATATGATCGAAACACTTGGATTTGAAATGAAAGAAGGGCGCAGCTTTTCCCCGCAATTCGGTTCAGACAGCAATGCTATTATCTTTAATGAAACAGGGATCCGGTTCATGGGTATGAAAGATCCTATTGGCAAAACAATAAAACTTTGGGGAGAGAACAGAACGATCATTGGCGTGGTGAAAGATTTCCATTACGAATCGTTACATGAACCGCTAAAGCCATTGTTTATACAGCTCAACACTAATTCCCGCAGGATAGTTGCACGCATTACAGCAGGAAAGGAAAAAGAAACCATTGCTGGGATAGAAAAAATATACAAACAGTTCAATCCCGATTTTACTTTCAACTATAGCTTCATGGATGACACTTTCCAGCGAATGTATACTTCGGAAAAAAGAGTATCCATCCTCTCCCGGTATTTTGCAGGACTGGCTATCCTCATTTCCTGCCTCGGGCTTTTTGGATTGGCTGCTTTTACAGCGCACAGGCGGCAGAAAGAAATAGGCATCCGGAAAATAGTGGGTGCAACCGCCAACAACCTGTACCTGATGTTATCTAAGGATTTCCTGAAACTGGTATTTATTGCCATTATAATAGCCTTACCAGTATCCTGGTGGGCGATGAACCATTGGTTACAGGGCTTTGCATACCGTACCCCCATTGGCCCGGGTATATTCCTGACAGCGGGTATCGCTACATTACTGATCACTTTACTCACCATCAGTTACCAAACCATCAAAGCTGTGGTGGCCAATCCTGTTCATAGTTTAAAAGCAGAATGA